From Chryseobacterium salivictor, a single genomic window includes:
- a CDS encoding DUF6520 family protein — MKNLKNFILPAAFAVLGVGSAFASKPAKTNDAAIVDGHVKRPNEQVKCQNTHIRCSTTGTQTCTADVGMGPEILYNLVGTSCPTELYFQ; from the coding sequence ATGAAAAATTTAAAGAATTTCATTTTACCGGCAGCTTTTGCAGTATTAGGTGTCGGTAGCGCGTTTGCTTCAAAACCAGCCAAAACAAACGATGCAGCAATCGTAGACGGTCATGTTAAACGTCCGAACGAACAGGTAAAATGCCAGAACACGCATATTAGATGCAGTACTACAGGAACTCAAACCTGTACTGCGGATGTAGGAATGGGACCGGAAATTTTATACAATCTGGTAGGGACAAGCTGTCCAACGGAATTATATTTTCAATAA